A window of the Hevea brasiliensis isolate MT/VB/25A 57/8 chromosome 6, ASM3005281v1, whole genome shotgun sequence genome harbors these coding sequences:
- the LOC110641227 gene encoding cinnamoyl-CoA reductase 1-like encodes MGCDRVFHTASPITDDPEQMEEPAVNGTKNVIIAAAEAKVRRVVFTSSIGAVYMDPNRNPDVVVDESCWSDLDFCKNTKDWYCYGKAVAEQAAWDVAKEKGVDLVAVNPVLVLGPLLQSTVNASIIHILKYLTGSAKTYANSVQAYVHVKDVALAHILVYETPSASGRYLCAENVLHLGEVVEILAKFFPAYPFPTKCSDEKNPRAKPYKFSNQKLKELGLEFTTVKQCLCEIVKSLQERGHLLIPKPVNITRGHSNL; translated from the exons ATGGGGTGTGATCGAGTTTTCCACACTGCTTCTCCCATCACTGATGATCCC GAACAAATGGAGGAGCCAGCAGTGAATGGGACAAAAAATGTGATCATAGCAGCTGCAGAAGCCAAAGTCCGTCGAGTGGTGTTCACGTCTTCAATCGGTGCGGTTTACATGGATCCCAATAGGAACCCTGATGTTGTTGTGGATGAATCTTGCTGGAGTGACCTCGACTTCTGCAAGAATACTAAG GACTGGTACTGCTATGGAAAGGCCGTGGCGGAGCAAGCAGCGTGGGACGTGGCCAAGGAGAAAGGGGTGGACCTAGTGGCGGTGAATCCTGTCTTGGTGCTTGGACCACTACTGCAATCCACTGTGAATGCCAGCATTATTCACATCCTCAAGTACCTAACTGGCTCAGCCAAGACCTATGCAAATTCTGTTCAAGCTTACGTGCACGTTAAGGATGTGGCACTTGCCCACATTCTTGTCTATGAAACGCCCTCTGCCTCCGGCCGATATCTCTGCGCCGAGAACGTCCTCCACCTTGGAGAGGTGGTGGAAATTCTTGCCAAGTTCTTCCCAGCGTATCCCTTCCCCACCAA GTGTTCAGATGAGAAGAACCCAAGAGCAAAACCATACAAATTCTCCAACCAAAAGCTCAAGGAACTTGGCTTGGAATTTACAACAGTGAAGCAATGCCTATGTGAAATTGTTAAGAGCCTGCAGGAAAGGGGTCACCTTCTTATCCCAAAACCAGTAAATATTACACGCGGCCACTCAAAtttatga